AAATCTACACGGGTTCTGCTGCAGCGGGTCCAGCGATAGAAGGTCAGGAAATCGAAATGGGTATGCTCGCATCTCCCGGAGCAATCTCAGACGTTAATTCATACGATGGCGGTCTTCAAATTACAGTGCTAGACAATGAGATGATTGGGCATCAATCATACCTTGTAGATGCGATAGATGGAAAGATGGTTAAGAAATACGACTCTTACCTTCATCCGAGAGGAATCACTGGGACAGGAACGATAGCTGTAGTTTACACAGGAATGCAAAATGATTTGATCCGCTTACCACATATCTCAACGCAAGATAAGAGAATTCGGTTATTAGGTGACGATATCTACTTCACCGAAGAGGATTTGACCGAGGCTGGTAAGGCTTTTGGAGCTTTCAGAGCAGGTCACTTGACACTTGTAAACCATCTGGGTTTATCGATTAAGGATATCGAATCTGCATACATGGCAGGTGCAGGAGGCACGTATGTTGATGCTTTTAAAGCCCAGGGTGTCGGCCTAGTCCCTCCAACTGTAAAAAATATTTACCAAGTAGGCAATACATCTCTTGCTTTTGCATGTGATATAGCCAAGGATATTGAAGTACTTGAAAAAGCTCAGGAGATCGCTGAGCAGCTAAAGCGCACTCATGTTATGTTCCCATTAGAACAAGACTTTAAGAATGCATACATAGTTGAGCTTGGTTTCTGGAGCGGTATGCCAATGGATCAGTACCGTCACTTCCTTAAGCATTACAAATTACCTGAATACCCTGAAAGAGAATTTGCGCCGAAAATACACAGAATCGTAATAAGGGATATACCGGTTCTAGGGGAGAAGGGACTTCATGTAGTTAGGGAAACAGGTACTATATTGGCACAAGAATTTGAAGGTTGTACGGGATGCAAATCATGCGAATATGCGTGTCCAGAAGAAGCACTCGAAGTTTTAGATGAAGACGATAAATTCAGGATAGTTATTCGAACTGATTTATGTATCGGCATCTCTTGTAAGAGATGTGAGAGAGAGTGTCCTGAAAAAGTATTCGAATTCTCTAAACTTAAATTAGAAGAAAAGTGAGCTATTGAAGGCTTTACAGGAGCACCAAATTCGTCTATAACTATTCCCGTTTTATTTCTAATTTTTCACGTTGCTCCTTAACCCACTTTGCATACTCTTTCTGCGAGGCAAGTCGAAAATTTAACTGTTCCATATATGGCTTTATGCCATCCCTAGTCCGAATGCCGCTATCTACACCTAGATCTGCTTGTGCTACACCAACAAGCCCCGTCCTTGGAGGAATCAAAGAAGTTACTACATTCGCTCCAGCGATAAGGCGTAATTGAAGCC
This portion of the Candidatus Methylarchaceae archaeon HK02M2 genome encodes:
- a CDS encoding methylamine methyltransferase corrinoid protein reductive activase, translated to MSLVIGVDIGTSGIRAQAIELESKKVLSTAITLRHPLPGGNVMDHLDFCMSNGLEVGHKIVVRAVENVLLSLDVDLKKVERMAFSGNPIQLSIFQGIEIRDLAYAGDAALEAIGLSRIERKGKVVNADKVGLEILNPKVEVCIPPAVIHMIGADAIAMIFKSGLLDKKEIALVTDYGTNAEIGLMVDDEIYTGSAAAGPAIEGQEIEMGMLASPGAISDVNSYDGGLQITVLDNEMIGHQSYLVDAIDGKMVKKYDSYLHPRGITGTGTIAVVYTGMQNDLIRLPHISTQDKRIRLLGDDIYFTEEDLTEAGKAFGAFRAGHLTLVNHLGLSIKDIESAYMAGAGGTYVDAFKAQGVGLVPPTVKNIYQVGNTSLAFACDIAKDIEVLEKAQEIAEQLKRTHVMFPLEQDFKNAYIVELGFWSGMPMDQYRHFLKHYKLPEYPEREFAPKIHRIVIRDIPVLGEKGLHVVRETGTILAQEFEGCTGCKSCEYACPEEALEVLDEDDKFRIVIRTDLCIGISCKRCERECPEKVFEFSKLKLEEK